In Marinobacter sp. LQ44, the following are encoded in one genomic region:
- a CDS encoding putative bifunctional diguanylate cyclase/phosphodiesterase, with the protein MSNAPDSNNMSPDIDSKRLALVASATRNLVLILDAGGRIEWVNTAFERHTGFHLDAIAGKNPGDFLHGPDTDTETVRRIRQHLFRGEVFEEDILNYTADGTPYWVHTYCMPVGESEGVEPGFVVIQTNISDRKNSERGLRIAASVFDRSHEAIVITDHFNRIIDVNPAFSRITGYSRPEVLGLNPSILSSGRHSREYYQSMWTSIEKTDHWRGEIWNRRKNGEEYAELLSISRVHLEEPGRCYYVAAFSDITALKNHAKELDRAANYDDLTGLPNRQLLEERIRSARTHADRQKRVLSICYLDLDGFKAINDQLGHDIGNQALRATAERLTRTLRSGDTIARIGGDEFVLLLQSDSPEPVYSRILASVGEPLKIGGHTVNLTASLGVTLYPEDDTDAEGLIRHADQAMYAAKEKGRNQFHIFDPGLDAHRRQRRNRLMEIARALECEEFELYFQPQVRLADNEVTGVEALIRWNHPDKGLVAPSEFLPAVANSHLEIPLGQWVLKEAIHQMNLWHEADESLAVSINISAPHLMDRSFADYLESYLHSHPDVRPGQITLEVLESTALEDTKRASNVLARCQSLGLQVALDDFGTGFSSLTYLRTLPVDVIKIDQSFVRNMLTDASDRAIVESVIFLAQRFDHPVLAEGVETMEHARALRDMGCNLIQGYGVARPMPAKAVLPWLAQWRNQVRHHRSLVKHEETSVLGGGI; encoded by the coding sequence ATGTCGAATGCCCCTGATTCCAACAATATGTCACCGGATATTGACTCCAAGCGCCTGGCATTGGTGGCCTCTGCCACCCGCAATCTGGTGCTCATTCTGGATGCTGGTGGTCGCATCGAATGGGTAAACACCGCTTTCGAACGTCATACCGGCTTTCACCTCGACGCCATAGCAGGCAAGAACCCCGGCGACTTTCTCCACGGGCCGGACACCGACACCGAGACCGTCCGCCGCATTCGCCAACACCTGTTCCGTGGCGAAGTGTTCGAGGAAGACATCCTCAACTACACGGCTGATGGCACCCCATACTGGGTGCACACCTACTGCATGCCCGTTGGCGAAAGCGAGGGTGTCGAGCCTGGCTTCGTAGTCATTCAGACCAATATCTCCGATCGGAAAAACAGTGAGCGCGGCTTACGCATCGCCGCCAGCGTGTTTGATCGCAGCCACGAAGCGATTGTCATCACTGATCACTTCAACCGGATTATCGACGTCAACCCGGCCTTCTCCCGCATCACCGGCTACAGTCGCCCGGAAGTACTCGGGTTAAATCCGTCGATCCTGAGCTCCGGTCGCCACTCCCGCGAATACTATCAGTCCATGTGGACGTCGATTGAGAAGACGGATCACTGGCGGGGCGAAATCTGGAACCGCCGCAAAAACGGAGAAGAGTACGCAGAGCTGCTATCAATCAGCCGGGTTCACCTGGAGGAGCCCGGGCGTTGCTACTACGTGGCCGCATTCTCCGATATCACGGCCCTGAAAAATCATGCCAAGGAACTTGACCGCGCCGCCAACTATGACGACCTAACCGGGCTGCCGAACCGGCAGCTTTTGGAAGAACGTATTCGCTCGGCCCGTACCCATGCGGATCGTCAGAAGCGGGTGCTTTCCATCTGCTACCTGGACCTGGACGGCTTTAAAGCCATCAACGACCAGCTGGGCCATGACATCGGCAATCAGGCGCTGCGGGCAACCGCCGAGCGCCTAACCCGCACCCTCCGCAGTGGTGATACCATCGCCCGCATCGGAGGTGATGAGTTCGTGCTTCTGCTGCAGAGCGACAGCCCGGAGCCCGTGTATTCGCGAATACTCGCCAGTGTCGGCGAGCCCCTGAAAATTGGTGGCCACACCGTCAACCTCACCGCCAGCCTGGGCGTCACCCTGTATCCGGAGGACGACACCGATGCAGAGGGTCTGATTCGCCACGCTGACCAGGCCATGTATGCCGCCAAAGAAAAGGGCCGGAATCAGTTCCACATTTTCGACCCCGGCCTGGATGCCCACCGCCGGCAGCGCCGGAACCGGTTAATGGAAATAGCCCGCGCACTGGAATGTGAAGAATTTGAACTCTATTTCCAGCCCCAAGTACGCCTGGCCGATAACGAGGTCACTGGCGTCGAGGCGCTGATTCGCTGGAATCATCCGGATAAAGGGCTGGTTGCCCCCAGTGAGTTCTTGCCAGCTGTCGCCAACAGCCATCTGGAGATTCCGCTGGGCCAATGGGTACTCAAGGAAGCCATCCACCAGATGAACCTGTGGCACGAGGCGGACGAATCGCTCGCCGTTAGCATCAACATCAGCGCACCCCACCTGATGGACCGAAGTTTCGCGGATTACCTGGAGAGCTACCTGCACAGCCATCCGGATGTGCGCCCAGGCCAGATCACACTGGAGGTACTGGAATCCACCGCGCTGGAAGACACCAAGCGCGCAAGCAACGTGTTGGCTCGCTGCCAGTCCCTGGGGTTGCAGGTGGCACTGGACGACTTCGGCACCGGTTTCTCGTCACTGACTTACCTGCGCACCCTGCCGGTGGATGTGATCAAGATCGACCAGAGTTTCGTCCGCAATATGCTCACCGATGCCAGTGACCGAGCGATTGTGGAAAGCGTTATTTTCCTTGCACAACGCTTCGACCACCCGGTTCTTGCGGAAGGCGTCGAAACCATGGAGCATGCTCGCGCCCTCAGGGATATGGGGTGCAACCTCATTCAGGGCTATGGCGTTGCCCGCCCCATGCCAGCGAAGGCTGTGCTGCCTTGGCTCGCGCAGTGGCGCAATCAGGTGCGCCACCATCGCAGCCTGGTCAAACACGAAGAAACCTCCGTCCTGGGCGGAGGCATCTGA
- a CDS encoding energy-coupling factor ABC transporter permease: MGMTENLLSTSQWLLTAVVFVLVLLAALRSVDWQALKKDNATQHSLFGAAVVLGFVWQLRAGISPGLAIHIFGITVITLMLGWALAIISGLFALVITVITGREPLLMFAANGLVTVMVPALVTHAIMLWERRRDFRNFFAYIFFCGFFGAGLSVAAAGVLMCVMLWSSGVYTFETLVHEYLRYLPLFMIPEGFVNGVFVTGLMVFHPDRLSTLDQRRYR, from the coding sequence ATGGGAATGACCGAAAACCTGCTTTCAACCAGCCAGTGGTTGCTGACCGCGGTGGTCTTTGTGCTGGTGTTGCTGGCAGCCTTGCGCTCGGTGGATTGGCAGGCACTGAAGAAAGACAACGCCACCCAGCACTCGCTGTTTGGTGCGGCGGTGGTGTTGGGCTTTGTGTGGCAGCTGCGGGCTGGCATCTCGCCCGGGCTGGCTATCCACATTTTTGGCATCACCGTAATCACCCTGATGCTTGGCTGGGCGTTGGCCATCATCAGCGGTTTGTTTGCACTGGTGATCACCGTCATTACCGGCCGTGAACCACTGTTGATGTTTGCCGCCAATGGCCTGGTCACTGTGATGGTGCCGGCCCTGGTTACCCACGCCATCATGCTGTGGGAGCGGCGCAGGGATTTTCGCAACTTCTTTGCCTACATCTTCTTTTGCGGGTTCTTTGGTGCCGGGCTGTCGGTGGCCGCAGCCGGTGTTCTGATGTGCGTGATGCTATGGTCCAGTGGCGTTTATACCTTCGAGACCCTGGTACACGAATACCTGCGTTACCTGCCTTTGTTCATGATTCCGGAAGGCTTTGTGAACGGTGTTTTTGTCACCGGCCTGATGGTGTTTCACCCGGATCGGCTCAGTACCCTGGACCAGCGACGATACCGGTAG
- a CDS encoding SulP family inorganic anion transporter, with the protein MNLKHYLPVLQWAPKYSRDQATSDLVAAVIVTVMLIPQSLAYALLAGLPAQVGLYASILPLVVYAVFGTSRTLSVGPVAVVSLMTAAALAPLAEVGTPEYIAGAVLIAVMSGLMLTVMGILRLGFLANFLSHPVISGFMTASGIVIAASQLKHVFGIQASGHNLWEIGGSLLASLPETNIPTLLVGGGALAFLLWSRQFLKPLLIRLGLANRRADIITKTAPILAVVVTTLIAWWLNLDEKGVRLVGEVPAGLPAFTMPALDLAIWSQLAVSALLISVVGFVESVSVGQTLAAKRRQRIDPDQELIGLGTANLGSGLSGGMPVTGGFSRSVVNFEAGAETPAAGAYTAVGIALATLFLTPAIAWLPQATLAATIIVAVATLIDLPALGRTFRYSRTDFGAMLATIVLTLVHSVEAGIITGVALSIGLFLYRTSRPHSAVVGRVPGTEHFRNVLRHDVELCPKVTFLRVDESLYFANARFLEERVMDLVTREPKLTDLVLVCPAVNLVDASALESLEAINERLTDAGVRLHLSEVKGPVMDRLKGTELIRHLGGNVHLSTFAAWQSLTGRTTPE; encoded by the coding sequence ATGAACCTCAAACATTATCTGCCCGTTCTGCAATGGGCGCCAAAGTACAGTCGTGATCAGGCGACCAGTGATCTGGTCGCGGCGGTGATTGTCACCGTGATGCTGATTCCCCAGTCGCTGGCTTACGCTTTGCTGGCTGGGTTGCCGGCGCAGGTCGGGCTATACGCCAGTATTCTGCCGTTGGTAGTGTATGCGGTGTTCGGCACCAGCAGGACCTTGTCAGTGGGTCCAGTGGCGGTGGTATCGTTGATGACGGCGGCGGCCCTGGCGCCGCTGGCCGAGGTGGGCACACCGGAGTACATTGCCGGTGCCGTGCTGATTGCGGTGATGTCTGGCCTGATGCTGACGGTGATGGGCATCCTGCGGCTGGGCTTCCTGGCGAACTTCCTCAGCCATCCGGTCATCTCCGGTTTTATGACGGCCTCGGGCATCGTGATTGCGGCGAGTCAGCTCAAACACGTGTTCGGAATTCAGGCCTCGGGCCATAACCTTTGGGAGATCGGCGGCTCCTTGTTGGCATCTCTGCCGGAAACCAACATTCCTACCCTGCTGGTAGGGGGTGGCGCGCTGGCATTCCTGCTGTGGTCCCGACAGTTTCTGAAGCCGTTGCTGATCCGGCTGGGCCTGGCCAACAGGCGCGCAGATATCATCACCAAAACCGCTCCGATTCTGGCGGTGGTGGTGACCACGCTGATCGCCTGGTGGCTGAATCTGGACGAGAAAGGCGTTCGCCTGGTGGGCGAGGTTCCGGCCGGGTTACCCGCATTTACCATGCCGGCACTGGATTTGGCGATCTGGTCGCAGTTGGCGGTCAGTGCCCTGCTGATCAGTGTGGTTGGCTTTGTCGAATCGGTGTCGGTGGGCCAGACCCTGGCCGCAAAACGGCGCCAGAGAATCGATCCGGACCAGGAGTTGATCGGCCTGGGCACTGCGAACTTGGGCTCCGGGCTCTCCGGAGGGATGCCGGTGACCGGTGGTTTTTCCCGTTCGGTGGTGAACTTCGAGGCCGGCGCAGAAACGCCGGCGGCCGGCGCTTACACGGCAGTCGGTATCGCCCTGGCCACGTTGTTCCTGACTCCGGCCATCGCCTGGCTGCCCCAGGCCACCCTGGCGGCCACGATCATTGTGGCGGTCGCCACGCTGATTGACCTGCCAGCGCTGGGCCGCACCTTCAGGTACTCCCGGACGGATTTCGGTGCCATGCTGGCGACCATTGTGCTGACGCTGGTTCACAGCGTTGAGGCAGGCATTATTACAGGTGTTGCCCTGTCGATCGGCCTGTTTCTGTACCGCACCAGCCGCCCCCACAGTGCCGTGGTGGGCCGGGTGCCGGGCACCGAGCACTTCCGGAATGTTCTGCGCCACGACGTGGAACTGTGCCCGAAAGTGACTTTTTTGCGGGTGGACGAAAGCCTCTACTTTGCCAACGCCCGGTTCCTGGAGGAGCGAGTGATGGACCTGGTCACCCGGGAACCAAAGCTGACCGACCTGGTGCTGGTCTGCCCGGCGGTGAACCTGGTGGATGCGTCAGCCCTGGAAAGCCTGGAAGCCATCAACGAGCGGCTGACCGATGCCGGGGTGCGGCTGCATCTGTCGGAGGTGAAAGGTCCGGTGATGGATCGGCTGAAGGGTACCGAGCTCATCCGGCACCTCGGGGGCAACGTCCACCTGAGCACCTTTGCGGCCTGGCAGTCCCTGACCGGGCGTACCACCCCGGAGTGA
- a CDS encoding MBL fold metallo-hydrolase: protein MTQPIVQHFFDEPTNTFSYVVRDPNSRACAILDSVLDFDYAAGRTDVRSADDIIEYVRAHNLIVEWILETHVHADHLSAAPYLHEKLGGKTGIGAKIVDVQEIFGKAFNAGTEFTRDGSQFDRLFEEGDTLAIGNLEGRVLHTPGHTPACLTYVIGDAAFVGDTLFMPDYGTARCDFPGGDARTLYRSIQKVLSLPAETRIFLCHDYKAPGRDEYHHMTTVAEQREANVHVHEGISEDEFVRMRTERDATLDMPRLILPSVQVNMRAGHMPPAEDNGQVYLKVPINRF, encoded by the coding sequence ATGACACAGCCCATCGTCCAGCATTTTTTCGACGAGCCCACCAACACGTTCAGTTACGTGGTGCGTGACCCGAACAGCCGGGCCTGCGCCATTCTGGATTCCGTGCTGGATTTCGACTATGCCGCAGGTCGCACCGATGTGCGTTCGGCTGACGACATTATTGAGTATGTTCGCGCTCACAACCTGATCGTTGAGTGGATCCTTGAAACCCACGTGCATGCCGATCACCTTTCCGCCGCCCCCTACCTGCACGAGAAACTCGGTGGCAAGACGGGTATTGGCGCAAAAATCGTCGATGTTCAGGAAATCTTTGGTAAGGCGTTCAATGCTGGTACCGAGTTTACCCGTGACGGCAGCCAGTTTGACCGGCTGTTCGAAGAGGGCGATACCCTCGCCATCGGCAACCTGGAAGGTCGGGTGCTGCACACTCCGGGCCACACTCCCGCTTGTCTGACCTATGTGATTGGCGATGCCGCTTTCGTTGGCGACACCTTGTTTATGCCCGATTACGGCACCGCTCGCTGCGACTTTCCGGGTGGTGATGCCCGTACCCTGTACCGGTCAATCCAGAAAGTGCTGTCGTTGCCGGCCGAGACCCGGATTTTTCTGTGCCACGATTACAAAGCGCCTGGTCGTGACGAGTACCACCACATGACCACCGTCGCGGAACAGCGTGAGGCCAACGTGCACGTGCACGAGGGAATTTCAGAGGATGAATTTGTCAGAATGCGCACCGAGCGGGATGCCACTCTGGATATGCCCCGGCTCATCCTGCCGTCGGTGCAGGTGAACATGCGCGCCGGTCACATGCCGCCGGCTGAGGATAACGGCCAGGTGTACCTGAAAGTTCCAATCAACCGGTTCTGA
- a CDS encoding diguanylate cyclase — translation MPSRSDGELKTAIPVSFFQKLASGVPGILFTYWLSPDGQSHRYPYVSDQVQDLFGVEPARLKEDAEAVFSVIHPEDATGVADSIVHSAQTLEPWRYRARLRLLDGQYQWFEAHSVPERQPDGSTIWYGQFHNIQHYKELEQTLRDSEAEFQFQAGFQKLIARLSGEFIQLGFGSIDDCIDELLRSIGGFFGIDRAYVYRFSPDHLTMTNTHEWCAPGVASLMADQQGVVIQDFQWWQTQINAMKHQNQVVFIEDVNQLPPEAGNERALLEAQGVSSMFCVPIWIRGQVMGFFGVDSLSQRPWRQDMADLLIIVSGLLSGALERNRLEEDLLNQSIRDPLTGLHNRRYLMPRLDEVLATCSRHGERFCLAMFDIDHFKRINDNLGHLAGDQVLVRFAELLLANTRNTDVVSRYGGEEFLVVFTEMADSNAQPLVERIMHAVRAEKFVIGSETFGITVSAGSACVAELTEEPASPHALIGLADQRLYQAKQGGRDCLVDASGLSRI, via the coding sequence ATGCCCAGCAGATCTGATGGTGAGCTGAAAACCGCTATACCTGTATCCTTTTTCCAGAAGCTCGCATCAGGGGTTCCCGGTATTCTTTTTACCTACTGGCTGAGCCCAGACGGTCAGTCCCATCGTTATCCCTATGTCAGTGACCAGGTACAAGACCTGTTCGGCGTTGAGCCTGCCCGGCTTAAAGAAGATGCCGAAGCAGTATTCTCGGTGATTCATCCAGAGGATGCGACCGGGGTGGCGGACAGTATCGTGCACTCGGCGCAGACTTTGGAGCCCTGGCGGTACCGGGCGCGTCTGAGGTTGCTGGATGGCCAGTATCAGTGGTTTGAGGCCCATTCAGTGCCGGAGCGCCAACCCGATGGCAGCACCATCTGGTATGGTCAGTTTCACAACATACAGCACTACAAAGAACTGGAGCAGACCCTTCGGGACAGTGAAGCGGAGTTCCAGTTTCAGGCGGGTTTTCAGAAGCTGATTGCCCGTTTGTCCGGAGAGTTTATCCAACTTGGATTTGGTTCGATCGACGACTGCATTGATGAGTTACTCCGCTCCATTGGTGGTTTTTTTGGCATTGATCGAGCCTATGTCTATCGGTTCTCGCCGGATCACCTGACAATGACCAACACCCACGAATGGTGTGCGCCGGGGGTGGCGTCCCTGATGGCAGATCAGCAAGGTGTGGTGATTCAGGATTTTCAGTGGTGGCAAACGCAAATCAACGCGATGAAACACCAGAACCAGGTGGTTTTTATTGAGGACGTCAATCAGTTGCCGCCCGAGGCCGGCAATGAGCGTGCCCTGTTGGAGGCGCAGGGGGTCAGTTCCATGTTCTGCGTGCCCATCTGGATACGTGGCCAGGTAATGGGCTTTTTTGGCGTTGATTCGTTATCGCAACGGCCTTGGCGGCAGGACATGGCAGACCTTCTGATCATCGTCTCCGGACTTCTGTCTGGTGCTCTTGAGCGCAATCGCCTGGAGGAAGACTTGCTGAACCAGTCGATTCGCGACCCTCTCACCGGCCTTCACAACCGCCGCTACCTAATGCCCAGGCTGGACGAGGTGCTGGCAACCTGCAGCCGCCATGGTGAGCGTTTTTGCCTGGCGATGTTTGACATCGATCACTTTAAACGGATTAACGATAACCTGGGTCACCTGGCCGGGGACCAGGTGTTGGTGCGATTTGCCGAGCTGCTTCTGGCGAACACGCGGAATACCGATGTGGTTTCCCGGTATGGCGGCGAGGAATTTCTCGTGGTTTTCACCGAAATGGCGGATTCGAATGCTCAGCCACTGGTGGAGCGAATCATGCACGCCGTCAGGGCGGAAAAGTTTGTGATTGGCAGCGAGACTTTCGGGATCACCGTAAGCGCGGGTTCTGCCTGTGTGGCGGAGCTTACCGAGGAGCCTGCCAGCCCGCACGCATTGATTGGGCTGGCAGACCAGCGGTTGTACCAGGCCAAACAGGGCGGTCGGGACTGCCTGGTCGATGCATCGGGGTTATCACGCATATAA
- the cobS gene encoding adenosylcobinamide-GDP ribazoletransferase, with protein sequence MRLNRKAKLEWQAFWLAVSFLTRFPMLVKIQYSQRLMNQSSLYFPLVGLLLGAIYASSWALLTLAFSPLVGIILVVILHLFLTGAFHEDGLADSVDALGGGYTVERRLAIMKDSRIGTYGAAALTMALLLKVALLLEASSIWLALLVAPAIARMTPLILMAMLDYVTDPDTSKSKPVADGFPLQRLLVAAGFTLVVAAVLSYWNPILFAGALSAVILTAFCWGTYLKQQLGGYTGDALGASVVLSELALLLFL encoded by the coding sequence GTGCGTTTAAACCGAAAAGCCAAGCTTGAGTGGCAGGCCTTCTGGCTGGCTGTAAGCTTTTTGACCCGTTTTCCCATGCTGGTCAAAATCCAGTATTCACAGCGACTGATGAACCAGAGCAGCCTGTATTTCCCGCTGGTGGGGCTGTTGCTGGGGGCTATCTATGCATCCTCTTGGGCCCTGCTTACGCTGGCCTTCAGCCCCCTGGTTGGCATCATTCTGGTCGTTATCCTGCACCTATTCCTGACCGGTGCATTCCATGAAGATGGTCTGGCCGACAGTGTTGATGCTCTTGGGGGTGGCTACACGGTTGAACGGCGGTTGGCCATTATGAAAGACAGCCGAATAGGCACCTATGGTGCGGCAGCTCTGACAATGGCCTTACTGCTTAAAGTAGCCTTACTGTTAGAGGCCAGCAGCATCTGGCTAGCTCTGCTGGTAGCGCCAGCGATCGCCCGAATGACGCCATTGATCCTGATGGCAATGCTGGACTATGTGACGGACCCCGACACCAGCAAATCCAAACCTGTTGCCGATGGTTTTCCACTGCAACGCCTGCTGGTTGCGGCTGGGTTCACCCTGGTTGTCGCGGCCGTGCTGTCCTACTGGAACCCGATATTATTTGCCGGGGCGCTGTCTGCCGTCATCCTGACGGCATTCTGCTGGGGCACGTATCTGAAACAGCAGTTGGGCGGCTATACCGGAGACGCCTTGGGTGCCAGCGTGGTATTGAGCGAATTGGCCCTTCTGCTTTTTTTGTGA
- a CDS encoding DNA-3-methyladenine glycosylase I translates to MKFSELYQQALARKGGEQALKSMLPPVTDKQRLAKISDDRYLSEITRCIFKAGFVWRVIENKWPDFEAAFEGFVPAYWQQVQPEVLERLATDERIVRNMQKIRTVPENARMIMDAAKDHGSFGQFLAQWPSTDQVGLLLYLKRNGERLGGNSAQYFLRRVGWDGFILSHDVVTALTRAGILDASPASKKGLTQAQEAFNRWHEETGMPISQLSRIVSFTVDN, encoded by the coding sequence ATGAAGTTTTCCGAGCTCTACCAGCAGGCACTGGCCCGCAAAGGCGGTGAACAGGCCCTGAAATCCATGCTGCCACCGGTCACCGACAAGCAGCGCCTGGCCAAGATCAGCGACGACCGTTACCTTTCCGAGATCACCCGGTGCATTTTCAAGGCTGGGTTTGTCTGGCGGGTGATCGAGAACAAATGGCCGGATTTTGAGGCGGCGTTCGAAGGGTTTGTGCCCGCCTACTGGCAGCAGGTCCAGCCGGAAGTCCTGGAGCGGCTGGCAACGGACGAGCGGATTGTTCGTAATATGCAGAAGATCCGCACGGTTCCGGAGAATGCCCGGATGATCATGGATGCGGCGAAAGATCATGGTAGCTTTGGCCAGTTTCTGGCGCAGTGGCCGTCAACCGATCAGGTGGGGCTGCTGCTGTACCTGAAGCGCAACGGCGAGCGTCTGGGTGGGAATTCCGCCCAGTATTTCCTGCGCCGGGTGGGCTGGGATGGCTTTATCCTGTCTCACGATGTGGTGACCGCACTGACCCGTGCCGGAATTCTGGATGCGTCGCCTGCCAGCAAGAAGGGGCTCACCCAGGCCCAGGAAGCATTTAATCGCTGGCATGAGGAAACCGGGATGCCCATCAGTCAGCTTTCCCGGATCGTGTCATTCACGGTGGATAACTGA
- the bluB gene encoding 5,6-dimethylbenzimidazole synthase, whose translation MSNQNDPFTDAQREGLYRAIFERRDVRSQFLPDAIPDEVLGRILRAAHHAPSVGFMQPWDFIVIDSPAVREQVLASFNEENTKASENYTGERQQTYRTLKLQGILESPINLCITCDRSRGGPHVLGRNSIMEMDLFSTCLSVQNLWLAARAEGIGVGWVSILDQGILSDILQLPDHVYPLAYLCLGYVSEFLEQPELQAKGWRSRLPLEELVHGNGWGQPLEHQRLASYLAGK comes from the coding sequence ATGAGCAACCAGAACGACCCATTCACGGATGCCCAACGTGAGGGGCTTTACCGGGCCATCTTCGAGCGTCGGGATGTGCGCTCGCAGTTCTTGCCGGATGCCATTCCGGATGAGGTGCTGGGCCGTATTCTGAGGGCAGCCCACCATGCGCCGTCCGTTGGATTCATGCAGCCCTGGGATTTCATCGTTATCGACAGCCCGGCGGTGCGTGAGCAGGTGCTGGCGAGCTTCAATGAGGAAAACACAAAAGCCTCGGAAAACTACACCGGCGAGCGACAGCAAACCTACCGGACACTCAAACTCCAGGGCATTCTGGAGAGTCCCATTAATCTATGCATTACCTGTGACCGTTCCCGCGGCGGGCCCCATGTGCTCGGCCGTAACTCGATCATGGAAATGGATCTGTTCAGCACCTGTCTGTCGGTACAAAACCTGTGGTTGGCGGCGCGAGCAGAGGGTATTGGTGTGGGCTGGGTCAGTATTCTGGATCAGGGAATACTGTCTGACATCCTGCAGCTGCCAGATCACGTATACCCTCTTGCGTATCTGTGCCTGGGGTATGTCAGCGAGTTTCTGGAACAGCCGGAGCTGCAGGCCAAAGGCTGGCGTTCACGGCTTCCGCTGGAAGAGCTGGTGCATGGCAATGGCTGGGGTCAGCCTCTTGAGCATCAGCGTCTGGCAAGTTACCTCGCCGGCAAATGA
- a CDS encoding cobyric acid synthase produces MPTLMVQGTTSDAGKTTVVAALCRWLARQGVSVAPFKPQNMALNSAVTVDGGEIGRSTALQALACGLEPHSDMNPVLLKPQSDCGAQVILRGKVHGNMDALDYHAYKAEAMASVLASWQALDERYDVIIAEGAGSPAEINLRANDIANMGFAEAADCPVLLVGDIDKGGVFAQLVGTLALISDSEQARTAGFIINRFRGDIALLEPGLDWLAEHTGKPVFGVLPYLHGLVIDSEDSVSAAGTSEAGALKVVVPVLPRISNHNDFDPLRLHPGVDLVFVGPDESIPPADLIILPGSKSTRHDLQWLKQQGWPEAIQKHLRYGGKLLGICGGFQMLGLRVEDPDGLEGEVGNTEGLALFEMVTRMVSGKQLRQVTGRLSTEVAGSGVKATMTGYEMHNGVTEGSALARPFAVIDGRPDGAVSADGQLVGTYVHGLFDEPAACDAILCWAGLNTQSAQSVDYQSHRLQQLDRLADQVEQYLDTDRLRSLLQL; encoded by the coding sequence ATGCCCACTCTGATGGTGCAGGGCACCACCTCGGATGCCGGCAAGACCACGGTGGTGGCGGCCCTGTGCCGCTGGCTGGCGCGTCAGGGCGTGTCGGTGGCGCCGTTTAAACCCCAGAACATGGCCCTGAACAGTGCGGTCACCGTGGATGGTGGGGAAATCGGCCGCTCCACGGCATTGCAGGCGCTGGCCTGTGGTCTGGAGCCCCACAGTGACATGAACCCGGTGTTGCTGAAGCCCCAGAGCGATTGCGGAGCCCAGGTCATCCTGCGGGGGAAGGTTCACGGCAATATGGATGCCCTGGACTACCATGCCTACAAGGCCGAGGCCATGGCCTCCGTGCTGGCCAGTTGGCAGGCCCTGGACGAGCGTTATGATGTGATCATTGCCGAGGGTGCCGGTAGCCCGGCGGAAATCAACCTGCGGGCCAACGACATTGCCAACATGGGCTTCGCCGAGGCCGCCGATTGCCCGGTGCTGTTAGTAGGTGATATCGATAAAGGCGGTGTGTTTGCCCAGTTGGTGGGCACCCTGGCGTTGATCTCCGACAGTGAACAAGCCAGAACGGCCGGATTTATCATCAATCGGTTCCGGGGTGACATTGCGCTGTTGGAGCCCGGGCTGGACTGGCTGGCCGAACACACTGGCAAGCCGGTGTTCGGGGTCTTGCCCTACCTGCACGGGTTGGTGATAGATTCCGAAGACAGTGTCAGTGCCGCCGGTACCAGTGAGGCCGGCGCCTTGAAAGTGGTGGTGCCGGTACTGCCCAGGATCAGCAACCACAATGATTTTGATCCGTTGCGATTGCACCCGGGGGTGGACCTGGTTTTCGTGGGGCCGGATGAGTCCATTCCGCCGGCAGACCTGATTATTCTGCCCGGCAGCAAAAGTACCCGCCACGACCTGCAGTGGCTGAAACAACAGGGCTGGCCCGAGGCCATCCAGAAACACCTGCGCTATGGCGGCAAGCTGCTGGGTATCTGTGGCGGATTCCAGATGCTGGGGCTTCGGGTGGAAGACCCGGACGGGCTGGAAGGCGAAGTTGGCAATACCGAGGGCCTGGCACTGTTCGAGATGGTCACCCGCATGGTGTCGGGTAAGCAGCTCAGACAGGTGACCGGCAGGCTATCCACCGAGGTTGCTGGAAGTGGTGTTAAGGCGACAATGACCGGCTATGAAATGCACAACGGAGTCACCGAAGGCTCAGCGCTGGCCAGGCCTTTTGCGGTGATTGATGGGCGACCGGACGGTGCGGTCAGCGCCGACGGTCAGTTGGTGGGCACCTATGTGCACGGTCTCTTTGATGAGCCTGCGGCCTGCGATGCCATTCTGTGCTGGGCTGGTCTCAATACACAGAGTGCGCAATCAGTGGATTATCAGAGTCACCGTCTGCAGCAACTCGACCGCCTGGCAGATCAGGTGGAACAGTATCTGGACACGGACCGGTTAAGGAGCCTGTTGCAGTTATGA